TCAGTGGCTACCTCAGAAGTGTTTCTGTTTCTCAGTTCAGATGTAAGTATCAAACCCACTTGCAAAGTTCTTTATAAATCAGACACAAATAACTTTGATGCATTTGAAGAAAGTAAATTTCACAGCAGTACCTTCTTTGTCATAGGGAAATTGCAGTATtctaaggaaagaaaatagcCTTCCTAAGGCaatgtatttaaaatacataataatatgatgatgatgatgatgccaGGATGACATCTTGTACAGCAAAAATCTTTCACTGTAATGTTCAGACTTCAAATAATTGAAAAAAGGGCAAGATATCACCAGAAGTACTGgactcactgaaaaaaaaaagttttttatttgttttggttttttcctatcCCAGTAAGTCAAGTTCTATgttccttttccctgctctaAGGGATGTAAGTGCAACTCACTTGGCACCTTTGTGGAGTTAACAAAGGGGAACTGAGAGCAGAATGAGACCAAAGGTCTGTGTAAGTATTGACATTTAAAATTATAGCTAAGGGTTTATGGCAGCAGTGTGGTTTTGAAAAAGTGGTTGCAGAAATAATCCAACAGTCCCCAGGACACAAACAAGGACAAATATCCAGAGAAACAGCCTGTCCACTACCATGGCAACATACTTCCAATCTTCAATGACCTGGAAGAAAAAGCCAATTAAAGATATTAGTAATTTGTCATATTCTTTTGGTCTTCCTCTCGCTGAGTTTTTGTTTatcaaaataaaaggaaactgATCTCAAGGTTCAGGGAATAAACTGGCTTTAGGCTTGGTAAGGGATTTTTCTCCTACAACACATCTGAGCAGTGGAGAAAAAAACAGTAAATATTTCTTAGCTTTCTTGGATACATCAGATACTGAGTGTGGCTGCCTGGTGTGGTGCCAGCCCTGAAGGACCCACACTATAATCcaataaaggaattttttttcttcaatttgAGTTTGTAAATGCTATTAATCTGAGTGGGCAAAAATAGATGGTGTTTACTGCTGTTAAACAAGGTTAGCTTCAGAGTTCTTATCAGCAGTCATCTTATTCATGGGGTTTAATGCATATTAATACTGTTGCTTTTATTAAaatgcctttttgccctgcatGTGTTGTCTGTGAAAGTCATGGCCTTAGATTCTGTCTCAGACTGAAGTGACCAATTGGGCTGTTATTGTAAAGGGGAAATATATCAATCTTCATTTGCATCTCatgaataattttttctctttcattcatTCTGGTTACACAGGGGATGTCTTCACATCAGTGACTTTATCATCCTTGTCAGTTGAATCATGTCTGATATTAGACCATTAcatatttttccttcagtgCACACTTTTAATTCCCACTGCTGCTAATGGGAATTGAATGCTTCTGCAATCAGACCATATAAATGTATATGAACAGTTGTTATCAGACCATTGTGATGAGGCAAGGAAGCAGAGAATAAAGTTATGAATCTAGAAAAATTGTATGTAATATCAGAGGACCCTATGTGAAAAGTAGTAAGTGGATTTTCAATATATAAAATGCTCTTGAAAATTGTTCTTACTACCAAGTGAAAGACTGTAGATCCTTTAGTGTGTAATACATCCTTGCAAGAATTTCTGAGCTATTAGAAAACCTTTTCCTGCACTAAGAAGTCAGCTTCTGTTTAGTGAGTTTCAATGTTTACAAGCTCATGTCTAATGTTAATAGCTGAACTTCTATATTTATATTGACAGTAATTTCAGTTAATAGAAAACATGAACTACTTAGCAGCATGCTCCTCTAGGGACTGCTGCAAGATCAGAAACCAGACTTTATTTAATCTGTTGGCTGAGGGAATGGAAGAACAACAGGAATAGAGAACCTGGAGTCTCACTGTGGTCTGGATTAGAGAGAGGACAATGGTAAGTATGAGGATGATTTTTCCCAACTGTGGGTGCTTGTCTAAATAAAACCTGTGACCCACCTGAATTTTCCAAGCATTATTCACAGTGTTTCTATCAACTCTATTGTGCTAGCTACAGGCCTGTGAGTAGGGCAGGGGAatagagcagcagcacagcttaAATAAAGTATTTCTCCTAACCAGTAATGAGTCtggtatatatataaataatgaaAGTGTCAGCTCTGTTGAGGTTCTTAATCCTACCCATGGTGTTTGCCATATACAGGGAGCTGTCTTAGTCTAGAGAAGGTGTTTGCAAAAGGCTTCTACCAATTTTGCTAAATTCTCCTTCTGTGCATTCATTAGGTAAATGAATGCATGAGCTGCAGGAACATTGTTTCTGGTTAGCTTGGCCTGGCCATGGATCGAATCACAGTCTTACTGATTCACAGTGGTGTAAAATGGTCTATTTCTAACCTGGAACTGAATAttgttttcttccccttccaaTCACCACTTGAATATGACAACAAAGCTTTTTTAAGAGTGTTTCATGACTTACTGGGCAATCAGCAAACTCATGGCTAGAAATAGCCATGTTATTTATCAGGAGACtatttgcttttcatttgtggcataaattatttcctcttatgAGCTATATCTAGAATCTCTCTAAAATCTTGACAATAGCTAGAGAGTTCAAAAATGCTTTCTGAGGAATAGCATGTTACAGAGGAGGACAGAAGATGAAGTTTGGAAGGGCAGGGATTTCTCATTTTTACTTACACTCTGGTCGTTGTCATCGCTTTTCATGTGCTCTGCTATAAAACTGACTCCATCAATTGCTTCTCTCACTTCAGGAGAAAACTTCGCACCTGTTCTTAACCTAAAATCTCGATGACTGCTGACATTGTCAGGTGTCTCAGAGACTTTCATATCATATCTTTTGGCAGAAGCTGTATTCAAAAAATAGGTAGAGTTCTTGTAGAAGTCAGATGGCTCCATACAAGGattctctgcttttgtctttttgCAGTTGCATGGCTTTTGCCGTGGAGAATTATTTTCTGGGCGCTTCATGAACAGGTAGGCCGGGAGCCTTTCAAGGAAAACCAGCTTTACCCAAGGGGGCATAGTGTGAGTACTTGGAGATCTGTGGTGGACATTGAGCACACAGACACTGGTAACTATTGAGAAGGTCACCAGCACCATTGTAAACATGAGATACTTGCCAATCAGTGGAACATCTAAAGATGTTGGAGGGACAATTTTGGAGATCAGCAGCAAGAACACAGTCAAGGCAAGCAACACAGATATGCATAAAGTCATTTTTTCACCACAGTCTGAAGGCAAGTAGAATACTAGGATGGCTAAGGATGTAATTAGCACACAGGGAATGATAAGATTGATGGTATAAAAAAGTGGTTTCCTTTTAATAATGAAGTCATATGTCACATCGACATAGTTGGGGTCCAGAGGGTTTACAGTCCTTCTTCCTGGGAGTGCTACAATGTCCCACTCTCCGCTTGGTGTGAAGTCGTCCATGCTCGCCGTGGAAGTCTTAAGCACCATATCAATTTCTGTGTGGTCGTAGGTCCAGGAGCGGAACTTGAGGGTGCAGTTTTGTTGGTCAAATGGGAAATGCTTCACCTCAATCTTGCAGGCACTCTTGTAAATGGCCGGTGGCAGCCAGCGAATGCTTCCATTGTTCAATACAATGGCATTTGTGTACAGCGAGACCTCGTACGTGCCGTCCGCACTAAtgagaggagaaaagagaaaggggagGAAGTGGTAAAATATTAGGAGGAAAACCagttcaaaacagaaaaggtctaACATTCTTGATCTTGTGGACCCCAGTTCTGAGAATCAAAGCTTAGTAATACCATTATTCTGAAATCTATGCTGTAGGGAGCTATAACTTGATAGGGAGATTCATGTATGCATTCCTCCCAGTCAGAGAGTTGATTTTTGGTCCAatacttacagaaaaaaaacttataaaattattattcaaTACCAAATACACACCTCTGTTTTATCCAAAGAAATCAATGTGTTTTGTAAATGTTTGCTCACATAATTAAAGCTTCCTACATCTCTGAAGGCTAAGCAAAAATAAGTTCATCCCATGTGAAAACAGAGATACCTTTGATTTGGAGTGTAGCCACTGCTAAGAACACAGAGCAACGCTCCTAAATGACTTGGACAAGGAAATAAGGATGAGCTGCATTAGTTAGAAATGCAGGGAGAGTGTAGGCAGAGGAAATGTAATTATATGGCTTATTTATTGCATCACTCCAGTTAATGTTTACTTATTACAAAACCAGAACAGACAAGCCACAGCGTTCTTAGTGCCCACAAATAATCTTGGCTTTGTATCTCTTCCAACTGCTGAATTTCCAGCAGGGGAGTCTTCTATGTTCTGATGGGCCTTTTAACTTAGGGAGAAGATCATTATCAGTCAGAAGTATCTTCTCTTGCCCAACAGTGTGGGCCAACAAGGTTGGGCTGTTTAAGCCCTTAAGTATCCTGGGGTAGTGTTTGTTGACAAGGCATCATGGAAAATAGTTCTTTCAGTGCTaagggtgattttttttccctaagcaGGGAAATGCTACAAATATCTAAGGCTTGGCACATGTGTCTGAATCAGTTAGGTTTGACTCTGGAAAGGGCTCACCTGGGTGAGGCAGTGagagcctggcactgagctGAGACCTTTGCAGCTGATTCACGCAGACAGTGAAACAACCAGATGTGGAAGTGAGTGGCCACAGCCACAAACAGGGGTCATCAGTTCATTTCCAATAAGAGAGCTATTTTTTGAGAAATGAATTGTATCTTAGTTCTGACATATCTGTACTCCCTGAGTTACCTTTGCCATCATGCCATGCCATGTGCTGGGCAGAATCCTGGGCTGGGAGTATGTGAGTTCTGGTTCTGGCTGTCCTGGCTCAGTGGTGGGAAGAGGCTGGGCTGCACTCCCAGAGCCCTTTGCACAGGCCCCAGACAGAGCTGTGGGCATGGGGACACACTTTGTGTTTTCCTGAGCCCCTCAAACTGACTGATGCCTGTGAaactctgctccagcagcaggaagttaCATGGAGCTGTCCTTTAGCTAAAATTTAATTGAAGCTTTGTACTAATGCAGAAATCCAATACAGTGAGGCTTGTTCCTGTGCGTTTAAGAAACCTTTTGAAAATATTCCTTTCTATTTTTACAAATTATTAAATGGTATCACTTGGCCAGTAGCAAAAAGAAGCAGAGGGCAGAGGCACAATTTACCAGAACAAGCTTTGAGCAGGCAGACTATATCCTAATCCACTGGCTGAATTATTTTGTGACTCATACATTAGATTTAAGTGCTCATCAAATCTGGTTTCCAGTAGTAGGATTCCAAGGACTTAACTCAGTTATATATAAACCTCCTGGGTTTCCCATCTGTATATGTTCATAAATCATCGTGTGTTCATGAATTCATTGGTTTTCAAAGTATTATAAAAGTATAAATtttgataattaaaaaaaaatatcatccCCTTCAAGGTTTTGCTAGAGACttaaaccaaagcaaaacaaaattgtCAGTTCCTTTGTTTGAAAGAGGAACTAAGTATGATATTTTTCTCAGTACTATAAAGCAACAGGGTCAAATGTTGACAGATTTGTTGTGTATTCATAGAATGGGTTTTTTCAATGCTTTATGAAAATGGAATATAACTTGGGTTTTCTACATGAATATGAACTCCTGGAGTTATGGTATGTGTGAACTTTGTAACAGATTTGTGTCCTGGGGTCTGTGATAGAAGGAGGAGtggggaagaagaaaacaaaactgtatCTCAGCCCCTAAGATGTCTGATAGGATTCCAGATGTCTTCTTGCAACTGCACTTATACCTACAATTTATTCTTTCCATACAGTCTATTTTCATATAAATCTGTCTTAGTTGTGAGCCTTGGCATGGAGCCTGTGCTGTAACTGCTCATGCTGCAGACatcttccagctctgctggaattTCTTTAACCAGAGTGCTGATGATGAAAATTATCTTTGAGCCCAGTAGCCCAGTCAGATACACTTGCTACTATCTAAAAGTGacaaaattcagttttaaaattttaccaGACCTGCTTCATCGTTTCTGATGTTTGTTCCTTGGTTAAAATTTTGTCTGTGTAAACTGCACCAGTTTTACTTACTTATTGTAAAGCACAATGTCTGGTAACCAGATGTGTTTTGCAGGTATTCTCAGCTTATTTATTCCTTCATAGTCAGAGGGCTTCCAAGCCAGCCGATAATCAATCCACTCCTAAGAGAAGAATTGGACAGCAGTGATGGGAGTGTCCAGAGCAGCACTAACAAAATAATCATGTGATGGAGTGAGAGCAGTTGGATTTGTGGTTTGCAAGAGCCATTTCTCTGTGGCTTTGTTACCTGGTTCAGCCAGACGTTCGTAGTCATGATCTGCTCCCGTTCGTTCTGCAGGGGAAAAACAGAGACAAAAAGTGGCCTCTAAAATGTTTCACTTCATTGCAGTAATAAGATTTATTCAGTGGGTTTTTAAGCATGATTTTGTCTAGTGTATTTCAAGACAGTTTCTCTGAGTTACAATGGCCAGTCTTGTACACATACTAATGATAAGTAGTAACCCCATAAATGTAGAATTCCAAATGCCTTTTAACAAGAACAGTTATGGCAGGAGTGAGTGCAGTTATTTGGAAACAATAACCACCACTTTGCTAAGCTGgtttcccatcccaccccaccccacttCTCTATCTTTGATTTGAAACAGAAGGGACAGTTGACCATTGGGGAGGCCTATATGAGGTTGTGTAAGGTTGGTGTAAGGTTTGCCATGTATACCATGTCTCTAGACAGCAGTCCAGAAGAGAAAACTCTCTGTAGAAGATCTGTCAGGaggatttctgcaggaaaatgagTTAATTCTCTGATCCTGAAGATGCTTGAGATTGTTGGAGTCTACAAGATGCCTAATTTTGTTCTGCTCAAAGAGTGAGGCTATAGAGGGATAAGGACTAAGCTGTGCTGGTCTTGGTCTTTGCCCATTCATCCACCTTGCTTAGGCTGTTGATCACCAGGGTCTCACCTCCCTTTTTATGCCCAGAATCTGCAGTCTGAGGGGACACTGTGCTCATGGTGGAGTGCAGGATGTAAGGTGTCCTGTCTGTGTCCAGATGGAGCTCCCCAGGAGAGAGAGCACTTAACTAGAATCACCTGGTATGCATGGCATTGAATCCTGagtgtatatgtatatacatcTATGActatctatatatattatatccAGTCTGCATGGGTGTATGAAACCTCAGCTATTTGTACAGTTTCCCTTACAGTCCAACAGAGTCTTTCTCATTTCCTCTTGAATTTCAGAATATACATTCTTTATGTCTCTAAAAGTTTACAGCAGTCCAGTCACTAGCCCTTACACAAATTCTGACAGGAGGCAGTCATCTGTAtcttctctgtctctctcagggagagcagcagagttGAAAGCCCAGTTCAGGAAATTATTCCCACTTATATACTGGCTCTTGTTCCCACTGCAGTTAATGCTAACCTCTCTTAGTAAAGATGTGTTTATACCTTGTAATAACTGTCAAACACATACTAACCTTGTGGGTGAAAAGTCTTTTAGACCCACTGAAGTAATTGTTATTGAATATGAGGAGTTGCTTTCATGAGGATTATTTTAACCATGTTAAGCTATTCCAGCCAGAACTAATGTGTGTTTTTCTTTACAACATTCCAGTGTTCTTTATTAATATGCCTGATATGTCATGTGATTTGGATGTGGCTTTGTAGCTTGTTTTCAGGCCATTGAAGCACTTCAGTAGAAGATGGATTAGCATTCCCCTGATGGTGGATAGTGTGCACTGTCCAGGATAGGTCTGACCTGGGGGAACTTACAGTAGCTGTACTGAAATCAGTGGAATGATTTTGAATTTTAGCTAGATGGAATTCTATTGGATGAAGGCCCCAGTCCTTCAAAGCTTAGGCACAGACTGATTTTCCCATTGTAGCTCCATTGTGAGATCTAAAACCAGTAAATTGTGTGTATGGGCTCTGCCTATTAATAGTGTTACACAAATGAGAAAAGAGCAGAGATGTAGCAATGCCAGTATAACTATTAATTCGAGTGCTGTGCAGGTAGTACTGAATGTAAAGGCATAGCCTAATTTGAACTTACCACACTGataagctgtgccagggaaacCTGCAGTTCTATGGATACCAGCTGGGAGGAGTTGACAGCTGGTCGAATTAACTTATTGTACCTGTCAGGACTCAGTAGGTGGTTCATTAGTTTTTCTTCAGCATCTGCTGCCATGCTTCCTGTAAAGCATCACAAAACAGGATTATGGAAGGGACACTAAAGTGACATGAGGTAGGGCTCACAGAATATCTGTGCATCAGATCATCTTTGGGAAATAATGACAGCTTTTGATTTTCTAAAGACTTGTGTGAACAGGAGGATACAGGGCTTGCACTGATATCTGTTCTACTGAAGTTGGCTGTTTCACAGAGCACAGATCAAAGCAGATCCCTTTCAGGGTTTTTTGCAATAAAATGTGAATCTCAAATTGGTAGATACTTTTGGGATTACACTCAGAAATAGAAACTGGGAGCAAACCACCCTCTTGATAGCAGGGGAAGAATTATTCTATGATCCAAAGAGGGGGGTCCAGCTGTGACTTCTCTCTCTAGTGCTGTAGGAGACAGAGTTGCAGGTACAAATACAAATTTAAAGACTCTATGTAGAGAAAACCAAGGGATAAGCTTTAGGAGTCATAAAGGATTTTTTAATGACTGGGGACTCTCTAGTAGCTAGTGatgtttctgtttcaaaattTGAAAACCCTAGGCAGTATGTTAGACTTACTTTATGTGGAAGTAAAACCTGTTTTGTGGACCAGCACAAATGCTGTAAATCTTTGCCAAAGCTGGAGTCCAGTGACTACAAAATACAGTATCTACAGGTTACTAACAAACAAGCCTGAACATTCcctgtggagcagagcagcttctggCACAACCCCAGGGTCATTTATTCTGTTCTCATGTGTGCTTTTTAAACTCACTGCAGTGGACTTTCAAACCATTGTTGACCACCTGGCCATACTGATGAGCAAGGTCCTGATGACATCCTGCTGACAGAACTGAGCCAGAGACACTGTGCTCTGTGTTGGGCAGGTCTGGGGTGTGATGCTGATGAAATTACTGTGCCAGTGAAAAGCAGGTTCCAATACAATGGATAGAATACCTCTTCCATACCTTCCAAAGGTCACCTAATCCAGCTCACCTAATTCACACCTAGACACTGCAGAAATGAGGGCAGTGTCCTAAGAGCATACATGCTTCATTATTTCCCAAAGCAATTTCACACAGTAAAAAACACTGGCTATGCAAGTATTTTAAATTTGTGGTACATTAAtttgttttgaggtttttttatgtTGTAGCATATCCATGAAATCTGGGGAAAGGCAGACACCAAAAGGTCAGGATCAAATAAGCAGCCAAAGTTCATGTGCATGTCTAGAAGGTGCCACATTTCCTTGTGAACTGGGCTGCAAGTTGATAGGCTGAACAAGTCTCTCTTTAAACTTGAAATTCTTCTGAATCCAACCTGGGTTCAGAACCTAAATACCCTAAGACCTTCTTGGTTCTGATCCAGTGAGAAAGTGGAGTGAGGTAAAAGGAAAGATTATCAAACAGAGATTTCACATCTAAGAACAACTTCTACTCAAGCTTTGTGGAAAGGTTGAGGTAAACACCAGGCTTGATTTAATTCTTGTAAGACCAGCATAGGCTGTGGTCTGGTAGCCCAAATTCTCCACCTATACTTAACTATAACCTTGTTCTTCAGAATAGGTTTTCAAATACTTTCCAAGGCATTTGGAAAAACAAATTTGGATGAATGTATCTGTGTTTGTTGGGTCAGTTTGTTTTTTGATTTATACTTGCTTTGTATCTCCCTTCGAGTCATTATAAAAGCCCTATACCATGTGATATTTTAATATCTCAATGCAAGGTGCCTAATCAAAAGCTTATCAAGCTAGAGCTATGCTGAATCTTGCTAAGCTTCAGATTGTGGGGTGGTTTTCTTGTGTGTAGCAATCAAGGAAAAGCTAAATTTgatactgtgaagaaaagaGGGCCGTGCTCTAGGAATGAATCTTGTGGTTAAAAGAATAGGTTAGAAATCCTGTGGTAGTTCAAGAGAGAATCCTtgttaaaatttttttattgtgtTCTTTGGTGGAGTTTTATGTTGGGTTTATTTATAGTAGATTTTTTTAGTAGACATTCCTACTGTTGCATATGTAAGTGATGTAAACATATGGCTATAattcaaatataaataaattgtCAGTTGGTTTGTTTCATTCAGTGGTCACTGAATACTGTTAGAAAAGATGTGAGTTCTTGTTTGAATTGTTAACTGTGTTTTCACTGCATTGCTGCCTTTGTCTGTGGATATTCCAGCACAGAGTATTTGCTAAATGGGGAGTAAGGAGTAGGAACTGCAGAATATTTGCAGAAAGCTAATTCTGGATTTGTAATTAGTTTTTACTCTGAAACCTGCTTTTAGCAATCATAGTCGTTTGGTCTGCAAATCCAAACATGGTGTGGAGTCTGCATATCTGATGAGAATAACTCAGATTTCCAAGTACTGACTGTTAATAAACTTTGTGTGGATTAATGACAACAATGACTTTagttataaaaaatatttattcaacAATTAATCCCTTTGAGAAATTATTATCTGCTCTTAGTGAAGGCATTCCTTCACTAGGGATAATCCTTTATAAAATTCCAGCCTTTGTAATTTGGTAATCAGAAATTAAGGGTCTGCTGTCACCTGTATCATACACCACTAGATgtcagccctgcactgccttaAAACCTGTTAAAACCGATCCCAGTAAATACTGGCGAGAAATGAGTGTTTGTTGTCTAATTTTTACAGTCTACTTTCCATTAACAATCTACTTATAAACCAGATGGCAACTAATGAGAACAAAATTACCAGGCATCCAGTTTCATCTTTATGTGCACTGTGTGTCAGTAGCCAGGCCTTTGAAACGTCTCTTGTTCCTCTCAGGGTGGGAAGAAATGGAAGTGCAGTTTTCCCCACAAactgttggttttgttgtttttggttttttttccaaatagcAGTAATCACCAGAGATGGTGCAGACGGTAGACTGATGCTTTTagacaaattattttaacaaCAATGATCAAGCAGTCCTAATTTGGGAGTGGAGCATCTTTGTGTACTGAAAGCAGTAATAAATAAAGCCCATTGGGGTGAATCCTGAGCTGTGGAAATGATTTTGGCTTCACTGAACACGCTGCACATCTGCTCTGTGACAAGGAGAGCAATCACCACATACCTTGCAGTACACATTCCTCAGTaagtttgttttctctgtgggACTatgagcattaaaaaaattgcaCCAAGATGCTTCCAATTTCACAGCAAAAGAAACGAAACCAC
Above is a genomic segment from Agelaius phoeniceus isolate bAgePho1 chromosome 13, bAgePho1.hap1, whole genome shotgun sequence containing:
- the CHRNB4 gene encoding neuronal acetylcholine receptor subunit beta-4; the protein is MRKMYSLVLFVVGSFCLNGSMAADAEEKLMNHLLSPDRYNKLIRPAVNSSQLVSIELQVSLAQLISVNEREQIMTTNVWLNQEWIDYRLAWKPSDYEGINKLRIPAKHIWLPDIVLYNNADGTYEVSLYTNAIVLNNGSIRWLPPAIYKSACKIEVKHFPFDQQNCTLKFRSWTYDHTEIDMVLKTSTASMDDFTPSGEWDIVALPGRRTVNPLDPNYVDVTYDFIIKRKPLFYTINLIIPCVLITSLAILVFYLPSDCGEKMTLCISVLLALTVFLLLISKIVPPTSLDVPLIGKYLMFTMVLVTFSIVTSVCVLNVHHRSPSTHTMPPWVKLVFLERLPAYLFMKRPENNSPRQKPCNCKKTKAENPCMEPSDFYKNSTYFLNTASAKRYDMKVSETPDNVSSHRDFRLRTGAKFSPEVREAIDGVSFIAEHMKSDDNDQSVIEDWKYVAMVVDRLFLWIFVLVCVLGTVGLFLQPLFQNHTAAINP